The following coding sequences lie in one Colias croceus chromosome 1, ilColCroc2.1 genomic window:
- the LOC123705648 gene encoding uncharacterized protein LOC123705648 isoform X2, which yields MQLFEHTMAILRDTNNITTIPASSHIEMKEKRSSNASLMMNPVASGDNMALDINLAQKIEELPPLVPCCEGRELQINEEIVRSGLSAISVKHDSVIHCMSMSCACERMQVPPGLVKHRNSFRSLHRPDLKRVPYLRRMTPDELETLFRGYAEFHLKTSLKIRNDPKEDVTQTLPPDEKLKKEVKEAPTIGQNDVVHSSVARRGAEDVPAGKRLHGARARLYTSVLASATPGDQLDNASAPDEYDSTVPDEPLPEDDIILNEELQIILPPRPDDVTADPSLTASMQNQ from the exons ATGCAACTTTTCGAGCACACCATGGCTATTTTACGTGACACCAATAACATCACCACTATACCAGCATCTTCACACATTGAGATGAAGGAGAAGAGGTCTTCGAACGCATCGCTGATGATGAATCCTGTGGCCAGTGGAGACAACATGGCACTCGATATCAATCTGGCGCAAAAGATAGAAGAACTCCCTCCGCTGGTGCCGTGCTGCGAAGGAAGGGAACTGCAG ATAAACGAAGAGATAGTACGCAGCGGTCTGTCAGCTATATCCGTGAAGCACGACAGCGTCATCCACTGCATGAGCATGTCGTGCGCGTGTGAGAGGATGCAGGTGCCGCCAGGACTTGTTAAG CATCGCAACTCGTTCAGAAGCCTCCACAGGCCGGATCTCAAGCGAGTGCCGTATTTGCGACGGATGACTCCCGATGAATTGGAAACGCTGTTCCGTGGCTACGCCGAATTTCACTTGAAAACTAGCCTCAAGATAAGAAATG ATCCTAAGGAAGATGTAACGCAAACATTGCCACCAGatgaaaaacttaaaaaagaaGTTAAAGAAGCACCAACTATTGGTCAAAACGATG TGGTACACTCGAGCGTTGCGCGTCGCGGCGCGGAGGACGTGCCGGCGGGCAAGCGGCTGCACGGCGCGCGCGCCCGCCTCTACACCTCCGTGCTCGCTAGCGCCACGCCCGGCGACCAGCTCGA CAACGCATCCGCGCCTGACGAGTACGATTCTACAGTTCCCGACGAGCCGCTCCCCGAAGACGATATTATATTGAACGAGGAGCTGCAGATCATTCTACCGCCGCGGCCCGATGACGTCACCGCGGACCCCTCCCTCACAGCCTCCATGCAAAACCAATGA
- the LOC123705664 gene encoding ADP-ribosylation factor 6, with amino-acid sequence MGKLLSKIFGNKEMRILMLGLDAAGKTTILYKLKLGQSVTTIPTVGFNVETVTYKNVKFNVWDVGGQDKIRPLWRHYYTGTQGLIFVVDCADRDRIDEARQELHRIINDREMRDAIILIFANKQDLPDAMKPHEIQEKLGLTRIRDRNWYVQPSCATSGDGLYEGLTWLTSNHKL; translated from the exons ATGGGGAAGCTACTGTCCAAGATCTTCGGGAACAAGGAGATGAGGATACTCATGCTGGGACTAGATGCTGCTGGAAAGACTA caattttatataaattaaaattaggtcAGTCAGTAACAACGATACCCACAGTCGGTTTCAATGTAGAAACTGTTACGTATAAAAACGTCAAATTCAACGTGTGGGATGTTGGAGGGCAGGACAAAATACGACCGCTATGGAGGCATTATTACACAG GTACCCAAGGTCTGATATTCGTGGTGGACTGCGCGGACCGCGACCGCATCGACGAGGCGCGCCAGGAGCTGCACCGCATCATCAACGATCGCGAGATGCGCGACGCCATCATACTCATATTCGCTAACAAGCAGGACTTGCCAGATG CAATGAAACCACATGAGATTCAAGAGAAGCTCGGTCTGACGCGCATCCGCGACCGCAACTGGTACGTGCAGCCGTCGTGCGCGACGTCCGGCGACGGGCTGTACGAGGGGCTCACGTGGCTCACCAGCAACCACAAGTTATGA
- the LOC123705648 gene encoding uncharacterized protein LOC123705648 isoform X1 codes for MQLFEHTMAILRDTNNITTIPASSHIEMKEKRSSNASLMMNPVASGDNMALDINLAQKIEELPPLVPCCEGRELQINEEIVRSGLSAISVKHDSVIHCMSMSCACERMQVPPGLVKHRNSFRSLHRPDLKRVPYLRRMTPDELETLFRGYAEFHLKTSLKIRNDPKEDVTQTLPPDEKLKKEVKEAPTIGQNDAVVHSSVARRGAEDVPAGKRLHGARARLYTSVLASATPGDQLDNASAPDEYDSTVPDEPLPEDDIILNEELQIILPPRPDDVTADPSLTASMQNQ; via the exons ATGCAACTTTTCGAGCACACCATGGCTATTTTACGTGACACCAATAACATCACCACTATACCAGCATCTTCACACATTGAGATGAAGGAGAAGAGGTCTTCGAACGCATCGCTGATGATGAATCCTGTGGCCAGTGGAGACAACATGGCACTCGATATCAATCTGGCGCAAAAGATAGAAGAACTCCCTCCGCTGGTGCCGTGCTGCGAAGGAAGGGAACTGCAG ATAAACGAAGAGATAGTACGCAGCGGTCTGTCAGCTATATCCGTGAAGCACGACAGCGTCATCCACTGCATGAGCATGTCGTGCGCGTGTGAGAGGATGCAGGTGCCGCCAGGACTTGTTAAG CATCGCAACTCGTTCAGAAGCCTCCACAGGCCGGATCTCAAGCGAGTGCCGTATTTGCGACGGATGACTCCCGATGAATTGGAAACGCTGTTCCGTGGCTACGCCGAATTTCACTTGAAAACTAGCCTCAAGATAAGAAATG ATCCTAAGGAAGATGTAACGCAAACATTGCCACCAGatgaaaaacttaaaaaagaaGTTAAAGAAGCACCAACTATTGGTCAAAACGATG CAGTGGTACACTCGAGCGTTGCGCGTCGCGGCGCGGAGGACGTGCCGGCGGGCAAGCGGCTGCACGGCGCGCGCGCCCGCCTCTACACCTCCGTGCTCGCTAGCGCCACGCCCGGCGACCAGCTCGA CAACGCATCCGCGCCTGACGAGTACGATTCTACAGTTCCCGACGAGCCGCTCCCCGAAGACGATATTATATTGAACGAGGAGCTGCAGATCATTCTACCGCCGCGGCCCGATGACGTCACCGCGGACCCCTCCCTCACAGCCTCCATGCAAAACCAATGA
- the LOC123705648 gene encoding uncharacterized protein LOC123705648 isoform X4, translated as MQLFEHTMAILRDTNNITTIPASSHIEMKEKRSSNASLMMNPVASGDNMALDINLAQKIEELPPLVPCCEGRELQHRNSFRSLHRPDLKRVPYLRRMTPDELETLFRGYAEFHLKTSLKIRNDPKEDVTQTLPPDEKLKKEVKEAPTIGQNDAVVHSSVARRGAEDVPAGKRLHGARARLYTSVLASATPGDQLDNASAPDEYDSTVPDEPLPEDDIILNEELQIILPPRPDDVTADPSLTASMQNQ; from the exons ATGCAACTTTTCGAGCACACCATGGCTATTTTACGTGACACCAATAACATCACCACTATACCAGCATCTTCACACATTGAGATGAAGGAGAAGAGGTCTTCGAACGCATCGCTGATGATGAATCCTGTGGCCAGTGGAGACAACATGGCACTCGATATCAATCTGGCGCAAAAGATAGAAGAACTCCCTCCGCTGGTGCCGTGCTGCGAAGGAAGGGAACTGCAG CATCGCAACTCGTTCAGAAGCCTCCACAGGCCGGATCTCAAGCGAGTGCCGTATTTGCGACGGATGACTCCCGATGAATTGGAAACGCTGTTCCGTGGCTACGCCGAATTTCACTTGAAAACTAGCCTCAAGATAAGAAATG ATCCTAAGGAAGATGTAACGCAAACATTGCCACCAGatgaaaaacttaaaaaagaaGTTAAAGAAGCACCAACTATTGGTCAAAACGATG CAGTGGTACACTCGAGCGTTGCGCGTCGCGGCGCGGAGGACGTGCCGGCGGGCAAGCGGCTGCACGGCGCGCGCGCCCGCCTCTACACCTCCGTGCTCGCTAGCGCCACGCCCGGCGACCAGCTCGA CAACGCATCCGCGCCTGACGAGTACGATTCTACAGTTCCCGACGAGCCGCTCCCCGAAGACGATATTATATTGAACGAGGAGCTGCAGATCATTCTACCGCCGCGGCCCGATGACGTCACCGCGGACCCCTCCCTCACAGCCTCCATGCAAAACCAATGA
- the LOC123705648 gene encoding uncharacterized protein LOC123705648 isoform X3 yields MQLFEHTMAILRDTNNITTIPASSHIEMKEKRSSNASLMMNPVASGDNMALDINLAQKIEELPPLVPCCEGRELQINEEIVRSGLSAISVKHDSVIHCMSMSCACERMQVPPGLVKHRNSFRSLHRPDLKRVPYLRRMTPDELETLFRGYAEFHLKTSLKIRNAVVHSSVARRGAEDVPAGKRLHGARARLYTSVLASATPGDQLDNASAPDEYDSTVPDEPLPEDDIILNEELQIILPPRPDDVTADPSLTASMQNQ; encoded by the exons ATGCAACTTTTCGAGCACACCATGGCTATTTTACGTGACACCAATAACATCACCACTATACCAGCATCTTCACACATTGAGATGAAGGAGAAGAGGTCTTCGAACGCATCGCTGATGATGAATCCTGTGGCCAGTGGAGACAACATGGCACTCGATATCAATCTGGCGCAAAAGATAGAAGAACTCCCTCCGCTGGTGCCGTGCTGCGAAGGAAGGGAACTGCAG ATAAACGAAGAGATAGTACGCAGCGGTCTGTCAGCTATATCCGTGAAGCACGACAGCGTCATCCACTGCATGAGCATGTCGTGCGCGTGTGAGAGGATGCAGGTGCCGCCAGGACTTGTTAAG CATCGCAACTCGTTCAGAAGCCTCCACAGGCCGGATCTCAAGCGAGTGCCGTATTTGCGACGGATGACTCCCGATGAATTGGAAACGCTGTTCCGTGGCTACGCCGAATTTCACTTGAAAACTAGCCTCAAGATAAGAAATG CAGTGGTACACTCGAGCGTTGCGCGTCGCGGCGCGGAGGACGTGCCGGCGGGCAAGCGGCTGCACGGCGCGCGCGCCCGCCTCTACACCTCCGTGCTCGCTAGCGCCACGCCCGGCGACCAGCTCGA CAACGCATCCGCGCCTGACGAGTACGATTCTACAGTTCCCGACGAGCCGCTCCCCGAAGACGATATTATATTGAACGAGGAGCTGCAGATCATTCTACCGCCGCGGCCCGATGACGTCACCGCGGACCCCTCCCTCACAGCCTCCATGCAAAACCAATGA